One region of Caldimonas thermodepolymerans genomic DNA includes:
- a CDS encoding twin transmembrane helix small protein — translation MKLLVGLAFIFIIASLASALVFMMRDGRDGKPKTNNMVRALAVRVGLSVALFLFILLSYKLGWVQPTGVPIVR, via the coding sequence ATGAAACTCCTCGTCGGCCTCGCCTTCATCTTCATCATCGCCAGCCTGGCGTCCGCCCTCGTCTTCATGATGCGCGACGGCCGCGACGGCAAGCCCAAGACCAACAACATGGTGCGCGCCCTGGCGGTCCGCGTCGGACTGTCGGTCGCGCTGTTCCTGTTCATCCTGCTCAGCTACAAGCTCGGCTGGGTCCAGCCCACCGGCGTGCCCATCGTGCGCTGA
- a CDS encoding cytochrome c oxidase subunit 3 → MSAATHQGTTPYYFVPGPSRHPVMAAIGLFFVILGAGQWINGHGWGAYALLFGLLWWLFVLYQWFGDAIRESEGGLYSQRIDASYRWSMAWFIFSEVMFFASFFAALFWSRLYTLPVLGGLENQLLWPDFKAIWPSAAPGSGATASPAGIVEPFQTMGPWPLPTINTALLLASGVTLTIAHHALRENQRGKTIGFMWLTVLLGVTFLILQGVEYAHAYNDLNLKLSSGIYGSTFFMLTGFHGFHVFVGMLMLLVVTLRLMKGHFTSERHFGFEGAAWYWHFVDVVWLGLYVLVYWM, encoded by the coding sequence ATGTCGGCAGCGACGCATCAAGGCACCACGCCTTATTACTTTGTGCCCGGGCCCTCGCGGCATCCGGTCATGGCCGCGATCGGCCTGTTTTTCGTGATTCTGGGCGCGGGCCAGTGGATCAACGGCCATGGCTGGGGGGCGTACGCCCTGCTGTTCGGCCTGCTGTGGTGGCTGTTCGTGCTCTACCAGTGGTTCGGCGACGCGATCCGCGAGAGCGAGGGCGGCCTGTACAGCCAGCGCATCGACGCGTCCTACCGCTGGAGCATGGCCTGGTTCATCTTCTCCGAGGTCATGTTCTTCGCGTCGTTCTTCGCCGCGCTGTTCTGGTCGCGCCTGTATACGCTGCCGGTGCTGGGTGGCCTGGAGAACCAGCTGCTGTGGCCCGACTTCAAGGCGATCTGGCCGAGCGCCGCGCCGGGCAGCGGTGCCACCGCCTCGCCGGCCGGCATCGTCGAGCCGTTCCAGACCATGGGTCCGTGGCCGCTGCCGACCATCAACACCGCGCTGCTGCTGGCCTCGGGCGTGACGCTGACGATCGCCCACCACGCGCTGCGCGAGAACCAGCGCGGCAAGACCATCGGCTTCATGTGGCTGACCGTGCTGCTGGGCGTGACCTTCCTGATCCTGCAGGGTGTCGAGTACGCGCACGCCTACAACGACCTGAACCTGAAGCTGAGCTCCGGCATCTACGGCTCGACCTTCTTCATGCTGACCGGCTTCCACGGTTTCCACGTGTTCGTCGGCATGCTGATGCTGCTGGTCGTCACGCTGCGCCTGATGAAGGGCCACTTCACGTCCGAGCGTCACTTCGGCTTCGAAGGCGCCGCCTGGTATTGGCACTTCGTCGACGTGGTGTGGCTGGGCCTGTACGTGCTGGTCTACTGGATGTAA
- a CDS encoding DUF2970 domain-containing protein — MTGTNDRQDAAPRKGTFLQTVKAILWAFFGVRKSSGYEKDVNELKPAHVIIGGLVGALIFIVLLILIVNWVVGSGAAT; from the coding sequence ATGACCGGTACCAACGACAGGCAGGACGCCGCCCCGCGCAAGGGGACCTTCCTGCAGACGGTCAAGGCGATCCTGTGGGCGTTCTTCGGCGTGCGCAAGTCGTCGGGTTACGAGAAGGACGTCAACGAGCTGAAGCCGGCGCACGTGATCATCGGCGGCCTGGTCGGCGCGCTGATCTTCATCGTGCTGCTGATCCTGATCGTCAACTGGGTGGTCGGCAGCGGCGCGGCGACGTGA
- a CDS encoding cytochrome c oxidase assembly protein, whose translation MSTPEASGDRHDNRRMLGKLLVIVAMMFGFGYAMVPMYKHICEALGINVLSLSERLVPGMAQRTSVNTQVDTSRTITVEFDANVRGPWEFKPAVNSITVHPGELATVMYEFRNVQNRTMAAQAIPSYAPKQATAHFNKLECFCFNEYTLAPGESKQWPVVFVIDPKLPRDVTTITLSYTFFEVGGKVPAAPKGEQQAAQAAVEPRT comes from the coding sequence ATGAGTACCCCTGAGGCATCCGGCGACCGACACGACAACCGTCGCATGCTCGGCAAGCTGCTCGTCATCGTCGCGATGATGTTCGGCTTCGGGTATGCGATGGTGCCGATGTACAAGCACATCTGCGAGGCGCTGGGCATCAACGTGCTGTCGCTGAGCGAGCGCCTGGTGCCCGGGATGGCGCAGCGCACCTCGGTCAACACGCAGGTCGACACCTCGCGCACGATCACCGTCGAGTTCGATGCCAACGTGCGCGGCCCGTGGGAGTTCAAGCCCGCGGTCAACTCGATCACCGTGCACCCGGGCGAGCTGGCTACCGTGATGTACGAGTTCCGCAACGTGCAGAACCGCACCATGGCGGCGCAGGCCATCCCGAGCTACGCGCCCAAGCAGGCGACGGCGCACTTCAACAAGCTGGAGTGCTTCTGCTTCAACGAGTACACCCTGGCGCCGGGCGAATCCAAGCAGTGGCCGGTGGTGTTCGTGATCGACCCGAAGCTGCCGCGTGACGTGACCACGATCACGCTGTCGTACACGTTCTTCGAGGTCGGCGGCAAGGTGCCTGCCGCCCCGAAGGGCGAACAGCAGGCGGCGCAGGCCGCCGTGGAGCCCCGCACATGA
- a CDS encoding cytochrome oxidase small assembly protein, producing MITPDKRKQNLRLALILASVAAAFFIGFIIRMAYFGG from the coding sequence ATGATCACTCCCGACAAACGCAAGCAGAACCTGCGGCTGGCGCTGATCCTGGCGTCGGTGGCGGCTGCCTTCTTCATCGGGTTCATCATCCGCATGGCCTATTTCGGCGGCTGA
- the ctaD gene encoding cytochrome c oxidase subunit I: protein MSAVLDSHGHVAGGHAHDHAHDHPHGWRRWVFATNHKDIGTLYLLFSFTMLMIGGVLALLIRAELFQPGLQVVNPELFNQLTTMHGLIMVFGAIMPAFVGFANWMIPLQIGASDMAFARMNNFSFWLMIPAAIMLVGSFFLPGGAPAAGWTLYAPLTLQMGPSMDVGIFAMHILGASSIMGSINIIVTILNMRAPGMTLMKMPMFAWTWLITAYLLIAVIPVLAGAITMTLTDRHFGTSFFNPAGGGDPVMYQHIFWFFGHPEVYIMILPAFGIISQIVPAFARKRLFGYTSMVYATGSIAILSFIVWAHHMFTTGMPVTGQLFFMYATMLIAVPTGVKIFNWVATMWRGSMTFETPMLFAVGFIFVFTMGGFTGLMLSMAPIDIQLQDTYYVVAHFHYVLVAGSLYALFAGFYYWGPKWTGVMYSEARGKFHFWGSLITFNITFFPMHFLGLAGMPRRYADYPMQFADFNMIASIGAFGFGLMQVYFFFFIVLPMMRGKGEKAPQRPWEGAEGLEWEVPSPAPFHTYETPPKLNASATRVIG, encoded by the coding sequence ATGAGTGCAGTGCTCGACTCCCACGGTCACGTTGCGGGCGGCCACGCCCACGACCATGCGCATGACCATCCGCACGGCTGGCGTCGCTGGGTCTTCGCGACCAACCACAAGGACATCGGTACCCTGTACCTGCTGTTCAGCTTCACGATGCTGATGATCGGCGGCGTGCTCGCGCTGCTGATCCGTGCCGAGCTGTTCCAGCCCGGCCTGCAGGTGGTCAACCCCGAGCTGTTCAACCAGCTGACCACCATGCACGGCCTGATCATGGTGTTCGGCGCGATCATGCCCGCCTTCGTGGGCTTCGCGAACTGGATGATCCCGCTGCAGATCGGCGCCTCCGACATGGCGTTCGCGCGGATGAACAACTTCAGCTTCTGGCTGATGATCCCCGCGGCGATCATGCTGGTGGGGTCGTTCTTCCTGCCCGGCGGCGCGCCGGCGGCCGGCTGGACGCTGTACGCCCCGCTGACGCTGCAGATGGGCCCGTCGATGGACGTGGGCATCTTCGCGATGCACATCCTCGGCGCCTCGTCCATCATGGGCTCGATCAACATCATCGTGACCATCCTGAACATGCGGGCGCCCGGCATGACGCTGATGAAGATGCCGATGTTCGCCTGGACCTGGCTGATCACCGCCTACCTGCTGATCGCGGTGATCCCGGTGCTGGCCGGCGCCATCACGATGACGCTGACCGACCGCCACTTCGGCACCAGCTTCTTCAACCCGGCCGGCGGCGGTGACCCGGTGATGTACCAGCACATCTTCTGGTTCTTCGGGCATCCCGAGGTCTACATCATGATCCTGCCGGCCTTCGGCATCATCAGCCAGATCGTGCCGGCCTTCGCCCGCAAGCGCCTGTTCGGCTACACCTCGATGGTGTACGCGACCGGCTCCATCGCCATCCTGTCGTTCATCGTGTGGGCCCACCACATGTTCACGACCGGCATGCCGGTGACCGGCCAGCTGTTCTTCATGTACGCGACCATGCTGATCGCGGTCCCGACGGGCGTGAAGATCTTCAACTGGGTGGCCACGATGTGGCGCGGCTCGATGACCTTCGAGACCCCGATGCTGTTCGCCGTGGGCTTCATCTTCGTGTTCACGATGGGTGGCTTCACGGGCCTGATGCTGTCGATGGCGCCGATCGACATCCAGCTGCAGGACACCTACTACGTGGTGGCCCACTTCCACTACGTGCTGGTGGCCGGCTCGCTGTACGCGCTGTTCGCCGGCTTCTACTACTGGGGTCCGAAGTGGACCGGCGTGATGTACTCCGAGGCGCGCGGCAAGTTCCACTTCTGGGGTTCGCTGATCACCTTCAACATCACCTTCTTCCCGATGCACTTCCTCGGCCTGGCCGGCATGCCGCGTCGCTACGCCGACTACCCGATGCAGTTCGCGGACTTCAACATGATCGCGTCCATCGGTGCGTTCGGCTTCGGCCTGATGCAGGTGTACTTCTTCTTCTTCATCGTGCTGCCGATGATGCGCGGCAAGGGCGAGAAGGCGCCGCAGCGTCCGTGGGAAGGCGCCGAAGGCCTGGAATGGGAAGTGCCGTCGCCGGCTCCGTTCCACACCTATGAAACGCCGCCCAAGCTGAACGCCAGCGCCACCCGCGTGATCGGCTGA